The DNA segment TCGTAGGGCAGGATCTCCGCCGCCTCCATCAGGTCGAGGTCGAGCGTCAGGCTCCCTACGTAGTTCAATTCCGCTTGGGTCACCGTCGCCCGGTGTACCTTGCTCTTCATCATTGTCAGGAACATGTTTATGCCACCTTGTATTTGATGTTGTCGATTAGCCTTGCTTTGCCTATTTGAGCCGCCGCCGCGAGGAGAATTGTTCCCCGGACGGTGTCGAGCGGCTCCAGCGTTTCCGCGTCCACCAATTCCACATAGTCGATCTGTTCGTGCTGCATTTCCGCGCGCACCGCATCCACCAGAGTGGCTGCGTTCCGTTCGCCGGCATCAAGCAGGGATTGCGCTTTCCCCAGACCGCGCGAAATGCACAATGCGCGCACGCGCTCATCGCCGGTCAGGTACTTGTTTCGCGAACTCATCGCGAGGCCATCGGGTTCGCGGACGATCGGCATCTCGACGATTTCAATCGCGAAATCGAGGTCGCGCGCCATGCGCTTTATGATCGTGCACTGCTGCGCGTCCTTCTGTCCGAAATACGCGCGGTCGGGTTCGACCACGTTGAACAGCTTGCACACTACCGTGGCGACGCCCCGGAAGAAGTGTGGCCGTGAGCGGCTGCATAAGACGCGATCCAATGCCTCTACCGTCACGTAGGTCGCATAGCCCTGCGGATACACGTCGGCTGCTTTCGGCGCGTAGATCGCCTGGATTCCGCACGCTTCACACATCGCGCTGTCGGCTTCGAAGGTGCGCGGATACGCGGCGAAATCTTCGTGAGGGGCAAACTGAGCCGGGTTCACGAAAATACTCGCAATCCCGACATCGTTCGCGTCTGACGCGGCCCGCATCAGGCTCGCGTGGCCTTCATGCAGCGCGCCCATGGTCGGAACAAACCCGATGGACTTTCCATCGCGGCGCTGTTGGCGCGACCAAGCGCGCATCTCATTGGGATCCGCTATGACGATCATTTGAACGACTGGTCTCCGGAAGGAAAGACTCCTTCTTTCACTTCTTGCACGTACGAGGCGAATGCGCCGCGCATGGCTGCCGCGACATCCGCATAGACTTTTGCGAACTTCGTGTACTTGCCGAGTCCAAGCATGTCGTGCATGACCAGGACCTGCCCGTCGCAATCCGGTCCCGCGCCGATACCGATTGTGGGAATCGTGATGGACCGCGAAATGACCCCGGCAAGCTCGCTCGGTATGCACTCCAATACAATCGCGAAACATCCTGCCTCTTCAAGACCCTTGGCCTCCGCGATGAGCCGTTCCTTGCTGTCGCTGTCGCGTCCCTGAATCTTGTATCCGCCCAGTTGCAGCACCGACTGCGGCATGAGACCAATGTGCCCCATCACCGGAATACCGGCACGATGGATTCCACGTATGACGTCGCCGAACTCGAACGCGCCGCCCTCCAGTTTGACGGCTTGCGCGCCTGCTTCCGCGATGAATCGGCCCGCGTTGCGCACCGCTTCTTCCACGGAAACTTGGTACGACATGAAGGGCATGTCGGCAACGACCATGGCGCGCTCCACCGCGCGGGAGACGATCCGGACGTGATGAAGCATGTCGTCCATGGTGACTGAGAGGGTGTTGGGGTAGCCCATGACCACCATCCCCACCGAATCGCCAACGAGCACGACGTCGACGCCGCATTCGTCCATGATCTTCGCGGATGGATAATCGTAGGCCGTGAGCACGGCGATCTTCTCGCCGGCATTCTTGCGGGCCTTCAAAGACGGACCGCTGGTGCGGGCCATGTTCAGATCCTCCTGAACCGTGACGTTCCCGTCCCGGTCCCTGTAGGGCTCCAAGCGGAGCGGTTCAGTGATCTTGCCGGTTCTTCAACGTGTGGCGGCGTCTGACTTCAGTCGCCGTACTTCGCCTTGGGCTTCGGGGGAGGCTGCCAACTGAACAACCGTCCGCCCCGTCACCGGGTCAACCGTCTCCGGTGCGATTTCGGTCAAGGGCCTCAATACGAACGCCCTCTTACGAAACTCCGGGTGCGGTATCCTGAGACGATCCGTGTCCATGACCCGGTCGTCCCACAACACGATGTCGATATCGACGAGTCGAGGTCCCCACCGGCGAGAAGGAACCCGGCCCATCAACCGTTCGATATCCTGAGTCGCATCAAGGAGTTCAAGCGGCGTCAAGGCCGTCTCGATTCCTACTGCGAGGTTCAGAAAACTCGGCTGATCGATATCGCCAATCGGTGCTGTTTCGTAGACCGAAGATACGACAAATACCCGGGTACCCGGTATCTTCTCTAAACACTCGACAGCACCCAGAAGATTCTCTTGACGGTCTCCCAGATTGCTGCCGATACTAAGGTATACGCCCATGCGTCGGTCTCGGCTGGGTAAAAACCAAAGCTCGGTTGCCAATTCCCGGTGTGCGAAAAAGGACGACTGGCCCCAATTGCCCGCAAGGAGAGACAGACTCAGCTTTGCACCCAGACGGTTGAAGAATATCAGGATCCCGGCGAAGGGTCAACTTATTACCCGCGTTAAGCGTCTTTCCTGCAAGCTACCAGCATGAGGAGGGTTCCAGTGTCACTTCCGCCAACTTGGCCCCGGCAGGCATCCGTGGAGGTTGGGCTCTGCCGGAACTGTACGCATGCTCGGGAGGTCGCCCACCCCCGTGGGGGGCAGTCCTTTTGGCGTTGTGGCATGTGGGATAGCGATAAGGGATTTGCCAAGTATCCCCAGTTGCCGGTTGTGAAATGCTCGGGCTTCTCGGAATCGGTAACGGAACTGCTTTTCGTGAGTAAAGTGCTTGACGGAGAGGAAAGTCGTCGAAGTGAGCTTTGAGGGAGTTTAGAGTTTACTGTTGACATTTTCCTTGATTTCGTATAGTATACAAAATGTTGGGTTGTAATTGGCACGGTGACCCAGCTATAGTTGAGTAAAGTGTATCCCAACGCAGTCCGGAGGGATTAGTTACTATCCGGACTCGTGGGGAAGCACGGTTCACAAACCTTTGTCGTGTGGTCGACAAAGAACTAGAGGAAGAGGAGAGAACGAAATGAAGCACGTGAAAATGGTATCCAAGCCTGCGCTCGCTGGCGAACCGACCCTTCAGGATTGCATCGAAGCCCTGATCAATGACGGTCCGGCTACGTTTGCCGATTGCCTGAGCGCGAAGAAAGACGGCAAAGCGTCCTAAGCGAGCTGACGTCGAATCAAGTTTGGCAGAGGCCGTTGCGAAAGCAGCGGCCTCTGCCGTTTTTCATTTCACGATGCGGAGCCGGAAGGCAGACAAAAGAAAAGCTGCCGAAACGCGCGTGTTCCGGCAGCTTTTGACTCGCTATTCAGACAATGACGTGGCGTCAGTTTACGTCGCCATGAACCCGCCGTCCACGACCATCTCGGCGCCCGTCATCCAGCTCGATTCGTCGGACGCAAGGAAGAGCGCCGCGTTGGCGATATCGCGCGCGGTACCCAACCGGCGAATTGGAATTTCCCCGGCAATTGCCTTGCGCTTGTCGTCATTGAGATAGGGGGCCTGCAACGGGGTGTCGACGAAACCGGGGTGGATGATATTGCAGCGGATCTGTTCCGGCGCGAACTGCACGGCAAGTGATTTGCACAGCGCGATGAGCGCGCCCTTGGCGCTCGTATACGAGTCCTGCGCCAGCGTGAATCCGACGAGCGCGGAAATCGATCCCACGAGAATGATGGAACCGCCGCCCGCTTTCCGAAGTTCGGGTATGCCATGCTTCGTGAGGAAGAAGGGCCCCTTCAGGTTGATGGCTTGCACGATGTCCCAGTTCTCTTCGGTCGTGTCGAGAACCGACTTGTCGCGGTCTTTCCACAGCACGCCCGCATTTGCGTAGAGGATGTCCAGCTTGCCGAAGGCTTTGACGGTCTCTTCGATAGCCCGCTTCACGTCGGCTTCCTTGCTCACGTCGCCCTGCACAAACACGGCCTTGCCGCCTGCTTTCTCAACAAGCGCAACCGTCTCTTTGCC comes from the Candidatus Hydrogenedentota bacterium genome and includes:
- a CDS encoding aspartate 1-decarboxylase, with the translated sequence MFLTMMKSKVHRATVTQAELNYVGSLTLDLDLMEAAEILPY
- a CDS encoding glucose 1-dehydrogenase, producing the protein MRLENKVAIITGAGLGMGREAALVFAKEGAKVGVFDLNADAGKETVALVEKAGGKAVFVQGDVSKEADVKRAIEETVKAFGKLDILYANAGVLWKDRDKSVLDTTEENWDIVQAINLKGPFFLTKHGIPELRKAGGGSIILVGSISALVGFTLAQDSYTSAKGALIALCKSLAVQFAPEQIRCNIIHPGFVDTPLQAPYLNDDKRKAIAGEIPIRRLGTARDIANAALFLASDESSWMTGAEMVVDGGFMAT
- the folK gene encoding 2-amino-4-hydroxy-6-hydroxymethyldihydropteridine diphosphokinase, with the protein product MGVYLSIGSNLGDRQENLLGAVECLEKIPGTRVFVVSSVYETAPIGDIDQPSFLNLAVGIETALTPLELLDATQDIERLMGRVPSRRWGPRLVDIDIVLWDDRVMDTDRLRIPHPEFRKRAFVLRPLTEIAPETVDPVTGRTVVQLAASPEAQGEVRRLKSDAATR
- the panB gene encoding 3-methyl-2-oxobutanoate hydroxymethyltransferase, giving the protein MARTSGPSLKARKNAGEKIAVLTAYDYPSAKIMDECGVDVVLVGDSVGMVVMGYPNTLSVTMDDMLHHVRIVSRAVERAMVVADMPFMSYQVSVEEAVRNAGRFIAEAGAQAVKLEGGAFEFGDVIRGIHRAGIPVMGHIGLMPQSVLQLGGYKIQGRDSDSKERLIAEAKGLEEAGCFAIVLECIPSELAGVISRSITIPTIGIGAGPDCDGQVLVMHDMLGLGKYTKFAKVYADVAAAMRGAFASYVQEVKEGVFPSGDQSFK
- the panC gene encoding pantoate--beta-alanine ligase: MIVIADPNEMRAWSRQQRRDGKSIGFVPTMGALHEGHASLMRAASDANDVGIASIFVNPAQFAPHEDFAAYPRTFEADSAMCEACGIQAIYAPKAADVYPQGYATYVTVEALDRVLCSRSRPHFFRGVATVVCKLFNVVEPDRAYFGQKDAQQCTIIKRMARDLDFAIEIVEMPIVREPDGLAMSSRNKYLTGDERVRALCISRGLGKAQSLLDAGERNAATLVDAVRAEMQHEQIDYVELVDAETLEPLDTVRGTILLAAAAQIGKARLIDNIKYKVA